From Candidatus Cybelea sp., one genomic window encodes:
- a CDS encoding choice-of-anchor tandem repeat GloVer-containing protein encodes MGCGGPGRSALPARTTSLAPATTASGETVLYRFKGYSRRDGQEPLGGVTGLNGALYGTTAEGGDAKSCNQANKCGTVYRVSASGREEVLYSFKGAPDGQQPLGNLLALNGLLYGTTGAGGEKNLGTVFAFDPATGAESVVYSFKGQDAGDGAYPSATLVALDGVLYGTTNQGGVSGCTFYSHGCGVIFSLTALGTEHVIHVFNANKQNREGAFPSGLTATNGLLYGGTAIGGRYSESCPQGCGILYAMKPSGRGFRSVHRFKGGNDGVGPASLIYLNGRFYGNTSGGGGYSCDAVGDGCGTIFEVSASGGEHILHHFRGGYDGNGPNRLIAVGDTLYGTTIGGGSFSCTGYGCGTAFKIKTSGAGYAVLHNFLASPDGVAPTGPLLDQNGTLYGTTSSGGRKGLGTIFELTP; translated from the coding sequence ATGGGGTGCGGAGGCCCAGGCCGTAGCGCCTTGCCGGCGAGAACGACATCGCTCGCGCCGGCGACGACTGCTTCGGGCGAAACCGTCCTTTATCGCTTCAAAGGCTACTCTCGCCGGGACGGCCAGGAACCTTTGGGGGGAGTAACGGGGCTGAACGGCGCGCTTTACGGGACCACGGCCGAGGGCGGCGATGCAAAAAGCTGTAACCAGGCCAACAAATGCGGGACAGTGTATCGAGTTAGCGCATCGGGCCGGGAAGAAGTACTCTACAGTTTTAAGGGAGCTCCCGATGGTCAGCAGCCGTTGGGGAATCTGCTGGCGTTAAATGGCCTGCTCTACGGTACGACGGGAGCCGGCGGCGAAAAAAACCTGGGGACCGTCTTTGCGTTCGATCCCGCCACCGGCGCCGAGAGCGTCGTCTATAGTTTCAAAGGGCAAGACGCAGGTGACGGCGCGTATCCGAGCGCTACTCTTGTCGCACTTGACGGCGTGCTCTACGGTACCACTAATCAAGGCGGTGTGTCGGGGTGCACTTTTTATTCTCACGGGTGCGGAGTTATCTTCAGCCTCACGGCCTTGGGCACGGAACACGTGATTCACGTCTTCAACGCTAATAAACAGAACCGCGAGGGTGCTTTCCCGTCCGGTTTGACCGCGACGAATGGCTTGCTGTACGGCGGCACCGCTATAGGAGGTCGCTACTCGGAATCATGCCCTCAAGGATGCGGTATCCTCTACGCGATGAAACCTTCGGGCCGTGGATTTCGCTCGGTCCATCGCTTCAAAGGGGGCAACGACGGTGTTGGGCCGGCGAGCCTGATCTATTTAAACGGTAGATTTTACGGTAACACGAGCGGAGGCGGAGGCTACTCTTGCGACGCCGTCGGCGACGGCTGCGGAACAATCTTTGAAGTCAGTGCATCGGGCGGCGAACACATCCTGCACCATTTCAGGGGCGGATATGATGGAAACGGGCCGAACCGCTTGATCGCCGTGGGAGATACACTCTATGGCACCACGATAGGAGGCGGTTCGTTCTCCTGCACCGGATACGGATGCGGAACAGCCTTCAAAATCAAGACGTCGGGCGCCGGTTACGCCGTCCTTCACAATTTCTTGGCCTCTCCTGACGGCGTTGCTCCTACGGGACCCCTGCTGGACCAAAACGGAACGCTCTACGGAACGACATCCTCCGGCGGTCGAAAAGGCTTAGGAACAATCTTTGAACTAACACCTTGA